A region from the Citrobacter telavivensis genome encodes:
- a CDS encoding biotin-independent malonate decarboxylase subunit beta yields the protein MALNQLNMWCSAATPRPLSRPMVHFGVVGSGDLEVLIESQNLNGKANICINTPITGFDDIWRRVMTRFIDESQLGDVLISINDNNAPPAVVALRLQQALAELEPANGSSGAKSFLEANARTRAYGLVDEGTFTELAGPADRCTSPHLPVLGEAVEFDDGIVTGIGLLGRRPTLVISQEGRFIGGSIGEVGGAKMAGALKLALELYQRLSHNDAPPQAEKCPLVLISFETGGVRLHEANAGLLAHAEVMDLLQDLRHKIPVVALVGSKLGCFGGMGFVAAATDVIVMSQFSRIGLTGPEVIEQEMGRDEFDASDRALVFRTTGGKHKYIMGDCNFLVEDSIDAFRAQVQKIAGMTMAEIEALRRIGSPELVSRQMATVAAVSELQPTDSVDVWRAAGNEPPQALVDMSLDAFLATTRRFTPSTSDR from the coding sequence ATGGCGTTAAACCAACTGAATATGTGGTGTAGTGCGGCGACTCCGCGCCCGTTATCCCGGCCAATGGTGCATTTTGGCGTCGTGGGTTCTGGCGATCTGGAGGTATTGATTGAGAGCCAGAACCTGAATGGCAAAGCGAACATCTGCATCAACACCCCCATCACCGGATTCGATGATATCTGGCGCCGGGTCATGACACGTTTTATCGACGAGAGCCAACTGGGCGATGTGCTCATCAGCATTAATGACAATAACGCACCGCCCGCCGTCGTTGCCCTACGTTTACAGCAAGCGCTGGCTGAACTGGAGCCCGCGAATGGCTCCTCCGGCGCCAAAAGCTTTCTCGAGGCTAACGCTCGCACCCGGGCTTACGGTTTAGTCGATGAGGGGACCTTTACCGAGTTAGCCGGTCCGGCGGACAGATGTACCAGTCCGCATCTTCCGGTGCTGGGCGAAGCTGTCGAATTTGATGATGGGATCGTAACCGGAATTGGACTGCTGGGTCGTCGTCCGACCCTCGTTATCTCCCAGGAAGGCCGCTTTATCGGTGGTTCGATTGGCGAAGTAGGCGGTGCCAAAATGGCCGGCGCGTTGAAGCTGGCGCTTGAGCTGTACCAGCGGTTAAGCCACAACGATGCGCCACCGCAGGCTGAAAAATGCCCCCTGGTGCTGATCTCTTTTGAAACCGGCGGCGTGCGGTTGCATGAGGCGAACGCGGGTTTGCTGGCCCACGCCGAGGTGATGGACTTGCTTCAGGATCTTCGCCACAAAATCCCGGTCGTGGCACTGGTGGGCAGTAAGCTGGGATGTTTCGGCGGCATGGGCTTCGTTGCCGCCGCCACCGACGTCATCGTCATGAGCCAGTTCAGTCGCATTGGGCTAACCGGCCCGGAAGTCATTGAGCAAGAAATGGGGCGCGACGAATTTGACGCCTCAGATCGCGCCCTGGTGTTCCGCACTACCGGTGGGAAACATAAATACATCATGGGCGACTGTAATTTCCTTGTTGAAGACAGCATTGACGCTTTCCGCGCCCAGGTGCAGAAGATTGCCGGAATGACCATGGCGGAGATCGAAGCATTAAGGCGGATCGGCAGCCCTGAACTGGTTTCCAGGCAGATGGCCACGGTCGCGGCGGTCAGTGAACTCCAGCCAACGGATTCAGTCGATGTCTGGCGGGCGGCAGGCAATGAACCACCGCAGGCACTGGTGGATATGTCGCTGGACGCGTTTTTAGCCACGACCCGACGTTTCACCCCTTCTACATCCGATCGCTAA
- a CDS encoding amidase (catalyzes the hydrolysis of a monocarboxylic acid amid to form a monocarboxylate and ammonia) — MNKINNPITEMSALALSDSIKSREVSCVEVMNAYLDKIEILNPKVNAIVSLQDRDDLVEQARNKDKQLANGQYMGWMHGFPHAVKDLSAVKGITLTNGSPIFKDFIAPNDSVMVERIRNKGAIFIGKTNTPEFGLGSNTINNVFGTTWNAWDQTKSSGGSSGGAAVALALQMLPVADGSDMMGSLRNPAAWNNIIGFRPSQGRVPFGPTPEVFVSQLGLEGPMGRNVADTARLLQTQSGYDARVPLSLGQPLAPFTPPERKLRIGWLGDLNGALPMEEGVLSLCENALKVFEKLGHSVEPVKLDVTAEQMWETWLIWRHWIVSNGLRPLYDKPETRALLKPQAVWEVEGGLELTARDAYLASVQRSTIYQAFNKLFAEYDIVVLPTAQIFPFDPSQHSPLEVAGKQMDTYHRYMEVVVPATLIGSPSLSVPVGFNAQGLPMGMQLIGPHAHDMEVLSIGQIYEQETRWNLDYRPKLLQP; from the coding sequence ATGAATAAAATCAATAATCCGATTACGGAAATGAGCGCCCTGGCGCTTTCCGACAGCATCAAATCCAGGGAGGTATCATGTGTTGAAGTCATGAATGCTTATTTGGATAAAATTGAAATCCTTAACCCAAAAGTCAATGCCATTGTCTCCTTACAGGACCGGGATGATTTAGTGGAGCAGGCCAGAAATAAGGATAAACAACTGGCCAATGGTCAGTATATGGGGTGGATGCACGGATTTCCTCATGCCGTTAAGGATTTATCTGCGGTAAAAGGGATTACTCTGACAAACGGTTCTCCTATTTTTAAAGATTTCATCGCGCCTAACGATTCGGTTATGGTTGAACGCATCAGAAACAAAGGGGCCATTTTTATCGGTAAAACGAACACGCCGGAGTTTGGGCTGGGTTCGAACACGATAAATAACGTTTTTGGCACGACTTGGAACGCCTGGGATCAGACGAAATCTTCGGGAGGCAGCAGTGGCGGCGCGGCGGTTGCGCTGGCATTGCAGATGCTACCGGTGGCGGACGGCAGTGACATGATGGGTTCGCTGCGTAATCCTGCGGCCTGGAACAACATCATTGGTTTCAGACCGAGTCAGGGACGCGTACCCTTTGGGCCGACACCAGAGGTTTTTGTGAGCCAGTTGGGGCTTGAAGGGCCAATGGGGCGTAACGTCGCGGATACGGCTCGTTTGCTGCAAACCCAGTCGGGCTATGATGCGCGAGTTCCACTGTCGTTAGGTCAACCTCTGGCACCATTCACCCCGCCTGAGCGCAAACTGCGCATTGGCTGGCTTGGCGATTTAAACGGCGCGCTGCCGATGGAAGAGGGCGTGCTGAGTCTTTGCGAAAACGCCTTAAAAGTCTTTGAGAAACTTGGCCACAGTGTCGAACCTGTAAAACTGGATGTCACGGCTGAACAGATGTGGGAGACCTGGCTGATCTGGCGTCACTGGATTGTCTCCAACGGTTTACGTCCACTGTATGACAAACCTGAAACCCGCGCGTTGCTGAAACCGCAGGCGGTCTGGGAAGTTGAGGGTGGACTGGAATTGACGGCTCGTGATGCCTACCTCGCCTCCGTGCAGCGGAGCACTATCTACCAGGCGTTCAATAAGCTGTTCGCGGAATATGACATTGTTGTTCTGCCGACGGCGCAAATCTTCCCCTTCGATCCTTCTCAACACTCACCGCTGGAAGTGGCAGGAAAACAAATGGATACGTATCACCGCTATATGGAAGTGGTGGTTCCTGCAACCCTGATTGGTAGTCCATCCCTTAGCGTTCCAGTAGGCTTCAATGCACAGGGATTGCCGATGGGGATGCAACTGATTGGGCCTCATGCCCATGATATGGAAGTGTTGAGCATTGGTCAGATCTACGAACAAGAAACACGCTGGAATCTGGATTATCGGCCGAAACTGCTACAGCCATAA
- the mdcA gene encoding malonate decarboxylase subunit alpha, with translation MSEVKKWNKLQEDTRQRMAQIQSLFRQGKEIDAADTVTLLEGVIRAGDRINIEGNNQKQADFLAECLCKVDKEKINHLHMVQSAVPLAAHLELFERGIAEKLDFAYAGPQSEHLATAIREGKIKLGAIHTYLELFARYFIDLYPRVSLVTAYEADREGNLYTGFNTEDTPAIVEATKFRQGIVIAQANKIVDKVPRVDIPGDWVDVVIESPRPFYIEPLFTRDPALITDTHVLMAMMALKGIYAEYGVKRINHGIGFFTAAIELLLPTYGEELGLKGKVCTHMVLNPHPTLIPAIESGWLEAIHCFGGELGMENYVSQRPDIFTIGPDGSLRSNRAFAQTAGHYALDMFIGGTLQIDKYGNSSTATADRVAGFGGAPNMGCDAKGRRHTTEAWLKCGEEFSATQQELLGDMPRGKRLVVQIQETFREKRAPAFVDRLDAWQLAENANLPLPPVMVYADDVTHILSEEGIAYLHRCVGQEQRMAAIRAVAGYTELGLQADPAETARLRERGLVKTPEDLGIDRRRANRSLLAAKNIKELMDWSGGLYNPPSRFRNW, from the coding sequence ATGTCTGAAGTAAAAAAATGGAATAAATTACAGGAAGACACCCGGCAGCGTATGGCGCAGATACAGTCGCTATTCAGGCAAGGGAAAGAAATTGATGCGGCGGACACCGTTACATTGCTGGAAGGCGTTATCCGTGCAGGCGACAGAATTAACATTGAGGGGAACAACCAGAAACAGGCCGATTTTCTGGCCGAATGCTTGTGCAAGGTTGATAAAGAAAAAATAAATCATCTGCATATGGTGCAATCAGCCGTTCCTCTGGCCGCACATCTGGAACTCTTTGAACGGGGGATCGCCGAAAAACTCGACTTTGCTTACGCGGGACCGCAATCAGAGCACCTCGCCACCGCCATCCGGGAAGGCAAGATCAAGCTCGGCGCTATTCATACGTATCTGGAGCTGTTTGCCCGCTACTTTATTGATTTGTACCCACGCGTCTCGCTGGTCACGGCGTATGAAGCTGACCGCGAAGGCAACCTGTACACCGGTTTTAATACCGAAGATACCCCCGCCATCGTTGAAGCGACGAAATTCCGCCAGGGCATCGTCATTGCTCAGGCGAATAAGATCGTCGATAAAGTCCCGCGCGTAGATATTCCCGGCGACTGGGTCGATGTGGTGATTGAGTCGCCGCGTCCTTTTTATATCGAGCCGCTGTTTACCCGCGATCCGGCATTAATTACCGACACGCATGTCCTGATGGCAATGATGGCGCTGAAGGGGATCTATGCCGAATATGGCGTCAAACGCATCAACCACGGCATTGGTTTTTTCACCGCCGCCATTGAGCTTTTACTCCCCACCTATGGCGAGGAGTTGGGTCTGAAGGGAAAAGTCTGTACCCATATGGTGCTGAACCCGCACCCGACGCTGATCCCGGCGATAGAAAGCGGCTGGCTTGAGGCGATCCATTGCTTCGGCGGCGAACTGGGCATGGAAAATTACGTGAGCCAGCGCCCGGACATTTTCACCATCGGTCCCGATGGCTCGCTGCGTTCTAACCGGGCCTTTGCCCAGACGGCCGGACACTACGCCCTCGACATGTTCATCGGCGGCACGCTGCAAATCGACAAATACGGCAACAGTAGCACCGCGACGGCTGACAGGGTCGCCGGCTTTGGCGGCGCGCCCAACATGGGATGCGACGCCAAAGGACGCCGTCACACCACAGAGGCCTGGCTGAAGTGCGGTGAGGAGTTCTCTGCTACTCAACAGGAGTTGCTGGGTGATATGCCGCGTGGCAAGCGCCTGGTCGTGCAGATCCAGGAAACCTTCCGTGAAAAAAGAGCGCCAGCGTTTGTCGATCGCCTCGATGCCTGGCAACTGGCAGAAAATGCCAACCTGCCGTTACCGCCGGTGATGGTTTACGCCGATGATGTCACGCATATCCTCAGCGAAGAAGGCATTGCCTATCTGCATCGCTGTGTCGGTCAGGAGCAGCGGATGGCGGCCATTCGCGCCGTTGCTGGTTACACAGAACTCGGTCTGCAGGCAGATCCGGCCGAAACGGCACGGTTGCGCGAACGTGGTCTGGTTAAAACGCCGGAAGATCTGGGTATCGACCGTCGACGCGCGAACCGTTCGCTGCTGGCAGCCAAAAATATCAAGGAATTGATGGACTGGTCAGGTGGCTTGTACAACCCACCATCACGGTTCCGTAACTGGTAA
- a CDS encoding acyl carrier protein, with translation MQDKLRMLEMMVQEISTVPTLAQMPQRTLGSKGIDGPTSAHVIEQIHTPLNLACVTFTTGSSAFQNIVGITHEEMPQRIAAGCKALQLAGIIPGDRMLVTYAPLNNVFTPDSLVEAGVSHGFLLRSCQDALLLALIKENYQVVLGESSFLRATLKQAKTMDLAGLLPEKLCLLAAGTPLDPELLELASEFNFTVHDLYGSQEFGWLTLDGQFLRDDLSLVASPYGQEYVEMIVGGLPTGDSFPVSPQGHICNTQGKLLTYKRQRTQPNYEVVIAATPCHSRELMERTARTLLRIKGCIVKVATNLVLTADVTELKLVPGQPPDETPAPACVATIRGPVATGLFDTLVQAQLTYERQSKSDPAWLKRR, from the coding sequence ATGCAGGATAAACTCAGGATGCTGGAAATGATGGTACAGGAGATCAGTACCGTGCCCACACTAGCGCAGATGCCTCAGCGAACCTTAGGTAGCAAGGGCATCGACGGTCCCACCAGCGCGCATGTGATTGAACAGATCCATACGCCGTTAAACCTGGCCTGCGTGACCTTTACCACGGGCTCCAGCGCATTTCAGAACATTGTCGGCATCACGCATGAGGAGATGCCACAGCGGATTGCGGCAGGCTGCAAAGCACTTCAGCTTGCGGGCATTATACCTGGCGATCGGATGCTGGTGACCTATGCCCCGCTGAACAACGTCTTTACGCCGGATTCGCTGGTTGAAGCAGGCGTTAGCCACGGCTTTTTGTTGCGTTCCTGCCAGGATGCCCTGCTGCTGGCGCTGATCAAAGAAAATTACCAGGTCGTACTGGGAGAGTCTTCGTTTCTGCGCGCCACGCTAAAGCAGGCAAAAACGATGGATCTCGCCGGGTTATTGCCTGAAAAACTGTGTCTGCTTGCTGCCGGAACGCCTCTGGATCCGGAATTGCTGGAACTCGCCAGCGAGTTTAATTTTACCGTCCACGATCTCTATGGCAGCCAGGAATTCGGTTGGCTGACGCTGGATGGCCAGTTTCTGCGCGATGATCTGAGTCTGGTGGCGTCTCCGTATGGTCAGGAGTATGTCGAGATGATCGTAGGGGGATTACCGACTGGCGACAGCTTCCCGGTCAGTCCTCAGGGGCATATCTGCAACACACAGGGAAAATTACTGACTTATAAAAGACAACGTACGCAGCCAAATTACGAAGTGGTGATCGCAGCCACCCCGTGCCATTCTCGCGAACTGATGGAAAGAACCGCTCGCACGCTGCTTCGCATTAAGGGATGTATTGTCAAAGTCGCCACAAATCTGGTGCTCACCGCCGATGTCACCGAATTAAAACTGGTTCCCGGTCAGCCACCGGATGAAACACCGGCTCCAGCGTGCGTGGCGACGATTCGCGGTCCGGTTGCCACCGGACTGTTTGATACGCTGGTACAGGCGCAGCTCACTTATGAAAGGCAATCCAAGAGCGATCCGGCGTGGCTAAAACGCCGCTAG
- a CDS encoding acetyl-CoA carboxylase biotin carboxyl carrier protein subunit, giving the protein MSEMKSKVPGIVEEILCAVGDSVAKGQQVLVMEAMKMKMPIPAHEAGTIKSISVNVGDRVNPGSPLFEIES; this is encoded by the coding sequence ATGTCTGAAATGAAATCAAAAGTACCTGGCATTGTTGAAGAAATCCTGTGTGCTGTGGGTGATAGCGTTGCCAAAGGTCAACAGGTTCTGGTAATGGAAGCCATGAAAATGAAAATGCCCATCCCTGCACATGAAGCCGGTACCATTAAATCTATTTCGGTGAACGTGGGTGACCGTGTTAACCCGGGTTCGCCATTATTTGAGATTGAATCCTAA
- the mdcE gene encoding biotin-independent malonate decarboxylase subunit gamma codes for METLMGQGRAAIDMLVDPDSFQENQLPAFTLPCEDYGPGAVVGSAQLGGRTCTVIANDAMAFNPRFPVVYAGIIGLEEAYKMARAVYCSIAADANKPIADKRTLLLIVDTPGNGPGKVEEIIGMNKATGAYQLALAEARKAGHPVIALVIGRAISGAFLCHGLQADRILSLSSKFNTMIHVMPLTSIARITRQSLERLSELATSNPVFAAGPQFFYHLGGIEQQIDELDQMRDALLQHMTEIRALKCEGQQHLLGPEGRGRLGFHRGGRKIRTAVQALMQQQFEDVAERYIQA; via the coding sequence ATGGAGACTTTAATGGGTCAGGGACGCGCCGCTATCGACATGCTGGTCGATCCCGACAGTTTTCAGGAAAATCAGTTACCGGCGTTTACCCTCCCTTGCGAAGACTACGGTCCAGGTGCGGTGGTGGGTTCTGCGCAACTGGGGGGACGTACCTGCACGGTCATCGCCAATGACGCAATGGCTTTCAATCCGCGCTTTCCGGTGGTCTATGCCGGCATTATCGGCCTGGAAGAGGCGTACAAAATGGCCCGCGCCGTGTATTGCTCGATTGCCGCCGACGCCAACAAACCCATCGCTGACAAACGGACATTGCTGCTGATCGTCGATACCCCGGGGAACGGGCCGGGCAAAGTCGAAGAAATTATTGGTATGAATAAGGCTACGGGGGCTTATCAGCTGGCGCTGGCTGAGGCCCGTAAAGCAGGACATCCCGTCATTGCGCTGGTGATCGGTCGTGCCATCAGTGGCGCATTCCTGTGCCACGGCTTACAGGCAGATCGCATTCTGAGTCTCAGCAGCAAATTCAACACGATGATCCACGTTATGCCGCTTACCAGTATTGCGCGCATCACCCGGCAAAGTCTGGAGCGGCTGAGCGAGTTGGCGACCAGTAATCCGGTTTTTGCCGCAGGTCCGCAGTTCTTTTACCATCTCGGCGGTATAGAACAGCAGATCGATGAGCTCGACCAGATGCGCGATGCGCTGCTTCAGCACATGACAGAAATTCGGGCGTTAAAATGCGAAGGGCAGCAACATCTGCTTGGCCCTGAAGGTCGCGGAAGACTCGGTTTCCATCGCGGGGGACGTAAGATTCGTACTGCGGTACAAGCGTTGATGCAGCAGCAGTTCGAGGATGTCGCGGAGCGTTATATCCAGGCGTAA